The Musa acuminata AAA Group cultivar baxijiao chromosome BXJ1-3, Cavendish_Baxijiao_AAA, whole genome shotgun sequence genome window below encodes:
- the LOC135638871 gene encoding exopolygalacturonase-like, producing the protein MAIGVYNVKDYGAIGDGQTDNTKAFEAAWSAACTVEGRTTIVIPEGAYLLGPTIFRGPCKGIMEVEDSMDKELLHGLITNAKRYSIANPYRRISAPGDSPNTDGIHIADSTNIQVANSVIGTGDDCISIGSGCTNLTIFNVLCGPGHGISVGSLGKNAGEKDVIGLKVMQCNLTGTTNGMRIKTWQSSSSSLKATDFLFEHIIMNNVYNPIIIDQNYCPNANCPGKDPSLVKITDIKYRNITGTFASPVAYKLVCSVAAPCEGVELSDISLEYNGKDKQAQNATSICVNVYGSSNGNVKPDPCI; encoded by the exons ATGGCTATCGGTGTTTACAATGTGAAAGATTACGGAGCAATAGGAGATGGCCAAACTGATAACACAAAG GCTTTCGAAGCAGCATGGAGTGCGGCATGCACGGTGGAAGGGAGAACAACGATAGTGATCCCAGAGGGTGCATACCTGCTTGGTCCAACAATCTTCAGAGGGCCTTGCAAAGGCataatg GAGGTGGAAGATTCGATggacaaggagcttctgcatggccttaTAACCAATGCAAAAAGATACTCAATTGCAAACCCCTACCGAAG GATCAGTGCTCCTGGAGATAGCCCCAACACTGATGGCATCCACATCGCCGACTCGACCAATATCCAGGTTGCTAACTCGGTCATCGGCACTGGTgatgattgcatctccatcggctcgggctgcaccaatttgaccatctttaatGTGTTATGCGGTCCTGGCCATGGCATCAGCGTCGGTAGTCTCGGCAAAAATGCTGGTGAGAAAGATGTCATCGGGCTGAAAGTGATGCAATGCAATCTTACCGGTACAACAAATGGAATGAGGATCAAGACATGGCAATCTTCTTCATCTAGTTTGAAGGCCACTGATTTCCTCtttgaacacatcatcatgaacaatgTCTATAACCCTATCATCATAGATCAGAACTATTGCCCAAATGCTAATTGTCCCGGAAAG GATCCTTCTTTGGTTAAGATCACGGATATCAAGTATAGAAATATCACGGGGACATTTGCCTCACCAGTAGCTTATAAACTAGTTTGCAGTGTGGCTGCACCATGTGAGGGAGTGGAGCTCAGTGACATTAGCTTGGAGTACAACGGAAAAGACAAGCAAGCCCAAAATGCAACGTCTATTTGTGTTAATGTTTATGGCAGCTCCAATGGGAATGTGAAACCTGACCCTTGCATCTAA